The Ficedula albicollis isolate OC2 chromosome 24, FicAlb1.5, whole genome shotgun sequence genome contains a region encoding:
- the LOC107604171 gene encoding LOW QUALITY PROTEIN: transgelin-like (The sequence of the model RefSeq protein was modified relative to this genomic sequence to represent the inferred CDS: deleted 1 base in 1 codon) yields MANKGPAYGMSRDVQSKIEKKYDDELEDRLVEWIVAQCGAAVGRPERGRLGFQVWLKNGIVLSRLVNSLYPDGSKPVKIPDAPPTMVFKQMEQIAQFLKAAEDYGVVKTDIFQTVDLFEAKDMAAVQRTLMALGSLAVTKNDGTTTGTPTGS; encoded by the exons ATGGCAAACAAAGGGCCAGCCTATGGCATGAGCAGGGACGTGCAGTCCAAGATCGAGAAGAAGTACGATGACGAGCTGGAGGACCGGCTGGTGGAGTGGATCGTGGCGCAGTGCGGGGCTGCCGTGGGGCGCCCGGAGCGCGGCCGCCTGGGCTTCCAGGTCTGGCTGAAGAACGGCATC GTGCTCAGCAGGCTGGTGAACAGCCTCTACCCCGACGGCTCCAAGCCCGTCAAGATCCCCGACGCGCCGCCCACCATGGTCTTCAAGCAGATGGAACAGATCGCCCAGTTCCTGAAGGCGGCCGAGGACTACGGCGTGGTCAAGACAGACATTTTCCAGACCGTGGACCTGTTTGAAG CCAAGGACATGGCAGCGGTGCAGAGGACGCTGAtggccctggggagcctggcagTCACCAAGAACGAC GGAACTACCACGGGGACCCCAACTGGTTCATGA
- the LOC101821687 gene encoding transgelin-like yields MPNFQKAQEHKREFTESQLKEGKNIIGLQMGTNKGASQAGMSYGRGALREQLSRPRLPLRQVLSRLVNSLYPDGSKPVKIPDAPPTMVFKQMEQIAQFLKAAEDYGVVKTDIFQTVDLFEAKDMAAVQRTLMALGSLAVTKNDGNYHGDPNWFMKKAQEHKREFTESQLKEGKNIIGLQMGTNKGASQAGMSYGRPRQIRGTEGTQPPQMQHPGLGDAV; encoded by the exons ATGCCGAACTTCCA GAAAGCTCAGGAGCACAAGCGGGAGTTCACCGAGAGCCAGCTGAAGGAGGGCAAGAACATCATCGGGCTACAGATGGGCACCAACAAGGGCGCGTCACAGGCGGGCATGAGCTACGGCCG gggtgccctCCGAGAACAGCTCAGCAGACCCAGGCTCCCCCTGCGGCAGGTGCTCAGCAGGCTGGTGAACAGCCTCTACCCCGACGGCTCCAAGCCCGTCAAGATCCCCGACGCGCCGCCCACCATGGTCTTCAAGCAGATGGAACAGATCGCCCAGTTCCTGAAGGCGGCCGAGGACTACGGCGTGGTCAAGACAGACATTTTCCAGACCGTGGACCTGTTTGAAG CCAAGGACATGGCAGCGGTGCAGAGGACGCTGAtggccctggggagcctggcagTCACCAAGAACGACGGGAACTACCACGGGGACCCCAACTGGTTCATGAA GAAAGCTCAGGAGCACAAGCGGGAGTTCACCGAGAGCCAGCTGAAGGAGGGCAAGAACATCATCGGGCTACAGATGGGCACCAACAAGGGCGCGTCACAGGCGGGCATGAGCTACGGCCGGCCCCGGCAgatcagg ggcacagagggcacGCAGCCCCCACAGATGCAGCACCCggggctgggagatgctgtgtgA